The proteins below are encoded in one region of Methanobrevibacter ruminantium:
- a CDS encoding methanogenesis marker 16 metalloprotein: MTNKRSIAEINQKIEDGEAKIFTAEEFKKLIKDDDAPSFEEVDVVTCGTCGVMSGTAAILNFIVSEPGEFIRASEVYLNGVPAYAGPCPNEWLGSVDVILHGTAHSIYDESYGGGFLLKDILDGKEIDVRVESADGKTIENKITMKDITRAQIIGSRMSFKNYTAFTNPNEESVSSIFGAIPLEGNLRGLTFSGCGALNPLQNDCAQNIIKEGTKVLLNGTQGYILGNGTRSSPEKPNLMLSADLTKMDPYYMGGFKTGQGGEVYDTVAIPIPVLTEEIYNNLLIMDEDVKIPVADIKGRHLPLGETDYGKLWAENDLRPKYDSDKCLKCDSCIVEEICPTNAFASERIDFTYCFGCGMCANYCPNNAFDMNTGDVNLKINGNEVNIPIICRQSDRLRANKLSLKLKEMIENKEFKFD; encoded by the coding sequence AGATGGTGAAGCTAAAATTTTCACTGCCGAAGAATTCAAAAAGCTCATTAAGGATGACGATGCACCGAGCTTTGAAGAAGTTGATGTTGTTACATGCGGTACCTGTGGTGTAATGAGTGGAACCGCAGCTATTTTAAACTTTATAGTCTCGGAACCAGGAGAATTCATAAGAGCCAGCGAAGTTTACTTAAATGGAGTTCCGGCTTATGCAGGACCATGCCCAAATGAATGGCTCGGTTCAGTTGATGTGATACTTCATGGAACAGCCCATTCAATCTATGATGAAAGCTACGGCGGAGGATTCTTGCTTAAGGACATTCTTGACGGGAAGGAAATTGACGTAAGAGTTGAAAGCGCTGATGGAAAAACAATAGAAAATAAGATAACCATGAAAGACATTACCAGAGCACAGATTATAGGCTCACGTATGTCATTTAAGAATTATACCGCATTCACAAATCCTAATGAGGAATCAGTCTCATCAATATTTGGAGCGATACCTCTTGAAGGAAACTTAAGGGGACTGACATTTTCAGGCTGTGGAGCATTGAATCCGCTTCAAAACGACTGTGCTCAAAATATTATTAAGGAAGGAACTAAAGTCCTTTTGAATGGAACCCAAGGTTACATATTAGGCAATGGAACAAGGTCAAGCCCTGAAAAGCCAAACTTGATGTTATCTGCAGACCTTACTAAAATGGATCCATACTATATGGGAGGATTTAAGACAGGGCAAGGAGGAGAGGTTTATGATACTGTAGCAATACCGATCCCTGTATTGACTGAAGAGATTTATAATAACTTACTTATAATGGATGAAGATGTTAAGATTCCAGTGGCAGACATAAAAGGACGTCATTTGCCTTTGGGTGAAACAGATTATGGAAAATTATGGGCAGAAAATGATTTGAGACCAAAATATGATAGCGACAAATGTTTAAAATGTGATTCATGCATTGTAGAGGAAATATGCCCTACAAATGCATTTGCAAGTGAAAGAATTGACTTCACATATTGTTTCGGTTGTGGAATGTGTGCAAATTACTGTCCTAACAATGCATTTGATATGAATACCGGTGATGTTAATTTAAAAATCAATGGAAATGAAGTTAACATTCCAATCATTTGCAGACAATCAGATAGATTAAGAGCAAACAAATTATCATTGAAATTAAAAGAAATGATAGAAAATAAAGAGTTTAAATTTGATTAA